atttttttaatatatgaatatattattttaataaataaatatatacaatatattaatattttataaaaatatattaattaataatgagtATTATGATGATATGTATTATAAGTATGTTATTGCATACTTATAGTGTCATTATATATGTGTGCACTAATTGAGGCTTAAGCAcctaatttttaaataaagattctATTTAAGTGATGATAAACGTatgtaaacatgttttaataGAATATCTCTTACCATGAAATCCTCTTAGTATCTTAAGACCATATATCCATCGAACAGCAGGTTCAAGTCTGGCGGTGGCAAAGCATGTTAACGTGATGTTCCCTCCTAACAGCACAGTGGTGTTAGTGTCTGGGGCACTGACCACTGGCTTCACACACGTCTTTAGACGGACCTCATGAAAAAATTTTCCTGCCTTGAAATCAGGGCCAGAGCATGTCAAATATGAGTTCATTAGAATGAACGGTGGACTCAGCGATTTGATGAACTCAATGAAGCCTCCCAGGCGACAGTCGCACAGCCATGGGTTTTCATGAAGCGCCAGAACAACGTTGGACACTGTAGGTTGTTCATGCTTGTTTTCTGTGTGAAAGAGAGGCCAGGTGAGGAAGACGTCTTTAGAAACGACTGAGAGCTGATTAGAGGACAGATCCAAATAGGTCAGACCTGGTAGAAACTTTAGCGCGTGTTCCGGTAGGGCGTCAATGCGGTTGTGCTTCAGGTCTAGGATCTTGAGGTTGGGTGTTTCCTCGAACGCTGTCCATGGTACTGAACGCAGTTTGTTACCCTGCAACCTGAGCTCCGTCAAGTTGCCCAAACCTTCCAGACTTTTGATATTTATGACAGCGATGTCATTGAAGTTCAGCCAGAGATGCTTTAGTAACTTAACATGGGAAAACACTGCCTTTGGTAGCTCACTTATCTGTGATTTCTCTATTCGGATTTTAGTCAAATCTGCTGGTATGTCCTCAGGAATGCCGGATAATGGTGCCGCCATACACGTGAGTGACCTagaaaaaaggtttttattttattttatttatttataaaaaaatttattaaaggtTGGATAACCCCTGactttgaatttataaaaaataaaatacaaaaatgaattcTGAATTCTTAAAATTCAACTCAAATAATTATGTGTGACTAATGACACTTGACAAAGCCACAGCTGACAGCTGTGTTCACTTTCTCTGGAGAAGTGTTTGGTGAGACAGTAATGGCATTCAAtggaattcaaataaaataaacataaatacataaaagcacatacacatatataacccattttttactacattttttacacattattttgtattactcatacatatattcatatttacagattCTCACATTGTGCTAGCCCTGTTCTCATCACAACAACAATCAAGGAACCGAAACTAACCTCCCATAACGGTCAGTACCACAGGAGCATCCTGGAAAACACTCTGAGCTGACATGactaaataaaagaaagaaaacaataaaactaaatataattgAGGCATCCATAGTCTCCTATAAACATTACATCCACTCAGTGTCTGCGCACGACATGACTGCAGGTACAGTAGAGCAAAGCCTATTAACAGTAATCCTAGACGTACCCCGCAAGAGACCGATTGGAACTTATTTGTAGGTCTGACCTactattgtaaaaaaagaaagaaagtaaatgttacacttaaaaaaaaaaagaaaaaaaaaaagaaaaaaaaaaatatatatatatatatatatgtattttgcgAAATGTATTTTGAAACATATATGGGTACTACTAAGCTACCTGTGACCCAACATTTCAGAATCGTTAAGGTGGCACAAGTTTCACATTAACATAATTAATGTCACATAAGCAATTGTGACAATGTTGGTgcatacattgtaaaaaaaaaaataataataataatttttaaaagtgaaaattgtttctacaccaattcttttctttttttcagtgtataacaAATCCCAACTAATATTTTTCCATTATATTGTTAAACTAGACTCATTAGTTTTTTGTTAGAATAGTATTTGTAATATGAACTAACTGTGGAAATTAATAAACAACAATACATATAAGCATTTCCCTTTGAATGAGTTCTTCCTACCACTGTCCGAATAGGTAAACGTCTATATCTACATGTTCCTGGGATTGCTCAGCCAAAACCCCACCACCAGCCAAATGCTTAGTTTAGAACCAGAAGTCCAAAAGCAACAAAGAGCAATGTGACCAAGATAACATAAAAGTCTTCACTTGTGCACTTTGTTACTTATGCTAAGTATCCTGAAGCTTCTTTATGAATGGCCAGTCATGTACTGCTGGTACAGATTATGTGCACTCACGTACTGCGGCTGGGCCTGGATACTGTGGTGGCTGCGTGGTGGAATTGTGGCCGAGGGATATTGTCAGCAGAAGTATTCATTGGGCTGTCCCTCAATCTTAGCCGTGGACTCTGAGTCGAGGCTGGACCGGGCTGACAGCAGTCTGTTGGACTCCTCTGCATTCAGTCTCTTGAGATATTCCCCCTCCAAGCCTTTGGCCTTGGTACTAGGAGACAGAGTCTCAAACGTCACAAACGAGTCCTGAATGTCTTTGGGCTTTTTGCCCAGAAACTTCTTGATTTTCCTTTTGAGTGCCCCGCAGCACACGATCACAGTCAGAGGCACGGCTATCACACAAGCAACCGTGATTACTACAACATTAATGAGCTTTTGGGTTCCATTAGCGCTTGCCGCTGCATCTGTTGAGAAGATTACACACTGCTCCTTTTTGGGGATCAACCCCTTGACGCACACACAGGCtatgtatttgtttttggcaCCAGTCCCTCGATGATGATCCGGTTGTTGCCTGGACTGACATTAATTCTGCGCATATCCCTCTCGCCAAACACGGCATAGAGGACGCTGAAAGCTGTTGTGTTCTTGGCGGTTGGTGCCCTCCAGTTCAGACACACAGTGTAGTCCGTATCACCAATCACTTTCACAGAGCGCACAACCCTATCGGGGTCTTGCTGCAGTGAGGATGTGTTCGCAGCCAAGTTGCTCAGATTGGTCTCTAAGAACCCATCAGGACTGGCCGTTTGGGCATATGTCCTACTGTTAGCGGCATTATCACTTTCCATACCTGGATATGGGCCTGTGTAGCTCAAGGTGGCATCAAGTGGTAGTGCATTGTTGGGTGTTGGGGAAACATATGTTGCGATGTGTTTTTCTTGATAGGCTGCCTTGACTATTGGGTTTGGCTTTTTGGACCTTACTTTGGTTTTTGGATCCACAGTCGGATTCTCAGCTTTGGGTGCATCGCTTATGATCAATGAAATGACGGCTTCTGCACTCCCTGCATAATTTGTTGCTTTGCAGATGTATTTTCCCGTGTCACGATAGGACACGGCAGGCACACTTAAAATTGACCAAACTATTCCTTCCTTCGAATTTTCCAGTTGAGCTGCAAAATTTGGAGGAAAATACAGAACGCTTGAGTACATTCACTGAAAATGTAAGAACTAATTAGTATTGTGTAATCACAGTGCATTGTTGTGTCCATGCCAACAGTGTAATCACTGTGCATTAGCACTTCTGGCTAATGCTGCTTAGCCGCCCGCCATTGCGCTGACTCACCTGTCCCATTCAGTGGTTTCCCATCTGCCCTTCTCCAGGCCAGCTCGGGAATGGGAACTCCAATGGTTCCGCATCGCAGTAAGACATTGTTGCCCATTGCACTCCTCACCCGGGCTACGGCCGTGTGGACACGAGGGCCCTGACAGCGCCTGAGCTCAGCATCGCTAAACAGAACTCCAGAGAGGCTTTCTGGATCGGCGCACCTGAGCCTTGTATCAATAAAAGCCACCAACAGACTTGGAGACTTCTGGAACTGGACCAGGTCGTATAATCGACAATCACACAACCAGGGGTTGTCATGAAGACCTAGGGCAAATCAAATGTTCAGTGGCAAGTTACAACAAAActcttaaataaagaaaaactttgtaactgtaaatacattaatatatatatatatatatatatatatatatatatatatatatatatatatatataattgtaagagCATTTCCTCTGAAAGTTTTCTTAAgaaattaagtgtttttatttttgtttgtttgttttttatgtcgTGTATTTTTATGCAGgactttttaaaatgcaaaaaaaaaaaattaatgttgcaggatttaatttgtaatgtttttcagtaataaattgctagcaaatttcacaaataattgcaaagaaaaGGCAAGCAACAGTGAATTAAAcctttctgaaagtagaaagactgcaatataatctatataattaactatataaaaagaaattaagaaaggAAGACAAAGGAAAAACATACTGTACCAAGAATAATTTTTGAACTTTCTGCTCCCTGGTTGGGTTTGACAGTCAACCAAGTACTGAGCACCTCAGATGGCAATGTCAGCAGATTATTGCTGGATAAATCCAGGTAGGTTAAATTTTTCAGGTAGGATGCAGCCACAGATGGTATTGAAGACAGTTGGTTGTTGTGTATATCGAGTAGCCTCAGACTGGGCATGTCCATGAGGGATTCCCACGGAAACGAAGTGAGCGAATTTCCATCGAGCCTTAGTTCCTCTAAACTGTACAAGCCCCGAAAACTGTCCGAGTTGAGAGAGGATAAAACGTTAAAAGACATCCAAAGGAATTCTAAGTTAGAAAGATAACTAAAAGTCTCGCTCGGGATCCTCTTGATGGCAGTCTTTTCAATCCGAAGCTTAGAGGTGTCGCCTGGGAACGAGGCAGGTACCAGGGAAATCTCGGGATCGTTGCAAATCACGCTCCTGCAAAACGCATTAGAACCAAAAATAAAGAGTCATAAGCAGGGATTTGAAAGCATGCGCACATGGATCTTTAAAACCAGCGGTCTTTGACTGATGCTAAAAATGCTTGTGAAAAATCCACGATTTTAAACTTTAGtcattatttttctaaataaatgtacaCATATCGTGCAATGAAAATAGAAATTCTTGTTTTCTAGATGGAATTGActgaaaaaaattgaatttaaattgCCATATTTTAAAACTCTTAAGAAATAC
Above is a genomic segment from Carassius carassius chromosome 30, fCarCar2.1, whole genome shotgun sequence containing:
- the LOC132110637 gene encoding leucine-rich repeat, immunoglobulin-like domain and transmembrane domain-containing protein 2; amino-acid sequence: MDASIIFSFIVFFLLFSHVSSECFPGCSCGTDRYGRSLTCMAAPLSGIPEDIPADLTKIRIEKSQISELPKAVFSHVKLLKHLWLNFNDIAVINIKSLEGLGNLTELRLQGNKLRSVPWTAFEETPNLKILDLKHNRIDALPEHALKFLPGLTYLDLSSNQLSVVSKDVFLTWPLFHTENKHEQPTVSNVVLALHENPWLCDCRLGGFIEFIKSLSPPFILMNSYLTCSGPDFKAGKFFHEVRLKTCVKPVVSAPDTNTTVLLGGNITLTCFATARLEPAVRWIYGLKILRGFHEIQSRVDEDTIRSQLIIPSLHLADRGLYTCTAKYFIGNSSISILLDVKSPEGSVSHSSGFPAAIAEENVYIDIRISKQTVYGITIEWHAVTDNPAETWFTIHFGHYDTIKKEQIYIGPGINTYSVTDLLPATKYEICVTLKKQAPQNGQCIVFVTGSDFNEMEQREKLIHIVVIVLAMVLAVPAGMYACTTNAKFNCFQRCTEIWRNRRHSERSHMSDERQGTFDSLRAASDEGLCKESSKEQKDRRRSAEKIQKTKNEQRPTAELN